In Terriglobia bacterium, the following proteins share a genomic window:
- a CDS encoding PAS domain S-box protein, whose translation MTEEMKVSKKFKDDLLREQVRLTFRHLPTMQVASFVVALVVSYLVRGIVPHANIWGWLLMIGVVVVSRMVLFYQFRKVQEGPFAAERWKNFYVYLALVSGCVWGMSAFIIFPVHNLEYISLFVLVLASLSATTTISHSASRFAPAAWAIPAMLFYAIRCLMEGGEPEYIVAFLIIVYLLTILRYSFTQNRIITAAISLKFENLELLEEVKKANEILSQEITERKRAAETTSRLAAIVESSDDAIIGKTLEGIITSWNSGAERLYGYAKEEAIGRPFSFIIPPGFPDDVSMILDRIKQGERVDHYETVRRRKDGTMVNVSLSVSPIRDSSGSRIGASAIAHDVTERKRAEQEREKLIAELQEALSKVKTLSGLLPICSSCKKIRDDRGYWNQIEGYIRSHAEVEFSHGICPDCMKKLYADFQGGIFGEK comes from the coding sequence ATGACTGAGGAAATGAAAGTCAGCAAGAAATTCAAGGACGATCTCCTGAGGGAACAAGTCCGGCTGACGTTTCGACATCTGCCCACGATGCAGGTGGCCTCCTTCGTTGTGGCCCTCGTCGTCTCCTATCTCGTCCGTGGGATTGTCCCTCATGCCAACATTTGGGGTTGGCTGTTGATGATTGGGGTGGTTGTAGTCAGCCGGATGGTGCTTTTTTATCAGTTTCGGAAAGTCCAGGAAGGCCCGTTCGCCGCAGAGAGGTGGAAGAATTTCTACGTGTATCTTGCCCTTGTTTCCGGATGTGTCTGGGGCATGTCCGCGTTTATCATCTTTCCGGTTCATAACCTGGAATATATTTCCCTTTTTGTTCTTGTCCTGGCCAGCCTTTCAGCAACCACGACCATATCCCATTCCGCCAGTCGATTTGCTCCCGCGGCATGGGCCATCCCGGCGATGTTGTTCTACGCCATCCGTTGCCTGATGGAAGGAGGGGAGCCTGAATACATCGTTGCCTTCCTCATCATTGTTTATCTCCTCACGATTCTGCGCTATTCATTCACGCAAAACAGAATCATCACTGCAGCTATCTCTTTGAAGTTTGAAAATCTGGAACTGCTTGAGGAGGTGAAAAAGGCGAATGAAATCCTCAGCCAGGAGATCACCGAGCGCAAGCGCGCCGCGGAGACCACCTCCCGGTTGGCCGCCATTGTCGAATCCTCTGATGATGCCATCATTGGAAAGACGCTGGAGGGGATCATCACGAGTTGGAACTCCGGGGCTGAAAGGCTCTACGGCTATGCCAAAGAAGAAGCAATAGGCCGCCCCTTCTCTTTTATCATTCCCCCTGGATTTCCCGATGATGTTTCCATGATTCTCGACAGGATCAAGCAGGGGGAACGGGTCGACCACTATGAAACCGTTCGGAGAAGAAAGGACGGGACGATGGTGAACGTCTCCTTATCTGTCTCTCCCATCAGGGATTCCTCCGGAAGCAGAATAGGAGCCTCTGCGATTGCACACGACGTAACAGAACGCAAGAGAGCCGAACAAGAACGAGAGAAACTGATCGCAGAGCTCCAGGAGGCCCTTTCCAAGGTCAAGACCTTGAGCGGCCTGCTTCCGATTTGTTCCTCGTGTAAAAAGATACGAGATGACCGGGGGTATTGGAATCAAATTGAAGGCTATATCAGGAGCCATGCGGAGGTGGAATTCAGTCACGGCATATGTCCGGACTGCATGAAGAAGCTCTATGCTGATTTCCAAGGGGGGATTTTTGGAGAGAAATAG
- a CDS encoding sigma-54 dependent transcriptional regulator produces the protein MRQPLILVASKGTALRQELIQLLRNYDFEVSAPSESKGLVQSFRNRTLDLVIMFSPEGEGVPKAGENRMSGSPERAHVIHLIANNHERISGNNGAVDDIHQFKQSLPAEGLLQSIDHWLSRLIPRTNFPNNQASHPSASEDSPMVGNSPPIQEIKGSIQRTALTDSNVLITGETGTGKEMVAELIHRNSPRHGKPLVCINCAALPDSLLESELFGHERGAFTGADSFQEGKLKAADGGTVFFDEIGDMSPQAQAKILRVIETKQAQRLGTQGSFPLDIRIIAATNRDVDALAKANEFRRDLYFRLNVVRLELPPLRERKDDIPLLLNHYIREMNRCFGCLVEGFTQEAFDLLLHYDWPGNIRELKNLLEAIFVNLPQGRISLKDFPEPFRRHLVKGENCSQSERDKLLATLLATNWNKSKTAQELHWSRMTVYRKIAKYRIHRSAA, from the coding sequence ATGAGACAGCCATTAATCTTGGTTGCGTCCAAAGGGACAGCCCTTCGGCAGGAGTTAATCCAGCTCCTCCGCAACTACGACTTCGAGGTGAGCGCGCCCTCCGAGAGCAAGGGGTTGGTGCAGTCATTCCGGAACAGAACCCTGGATCTTGTGATCATGTTCTCTCCGGAAGGCGAGGGTGTTCCAAAGGCAGGAGAGAATCGAATGTCCGGATCCCCCGAAAGAGCTCACGTCATCCATCTCATCGCCAATAACCATGAAAGAATCTCAGGAAACAACGGAGCGGTGGATGACATTCATCAGTTCAAACAATCACTCCCGGCAGAAGGCCTGCTCCAATCCATCGACCATTGGCTTTCGCGCCTCATTCCCAGAACGAACTTCCCGAACAATCAAGCGAGCCATCCCTCCGCCAGCGAGGATTCGCCGATGGTCGGGAACAGTCCCCCCATCCAGGAAATCAAGGGATCCATCCAAAGGACCGCCCTGACCGACAGCAACGTTTTGATTACCGGTGAAACAGGGACTGGAAAGGAGATGGTCGCGGAACTGATCCACAGAAACAGTCCCAGGCATGGTAAACCGTTGGTCTGCATTAACTGCGCAGCGCTTCCCGACAGCTTGTTGGAGAGTGAACTCTTCGGCCATGAGCGGGGTGCATTCACCGGGGCTGATTCCTTTCAAGAAGGAAAGCTTAAGGCGGCCGATGGAGGGACGGTTTTTTTTGACGAGATCGGTGATATGAGTCCGCAGGCGCAGGCGAAAATCCTGAGAGTCATCGAAACGAAACAGGCGCAGCGGCTGGGAACTCAAGGGAGTTTCCCTCTGGACATCCGAATCATCGCGGCCACGAATCGCGATGTCGACGCCCTGGCAAAGGCCAACGAATTCAGAAGGGATCTCTATTTCAGGCTGAATGTGGTCAGGCTCGAGCTGCCCCCGCTTCGAGAGCGAAAGGATGACATTCCGCTCTTGTTGAATCATTACATTCGCGAAATGAATCGTTGTTTTGGGTGTTTGGTCGAAGGTTTTACCCAGGAGGCCTTCGATCTTCTTCTTCACTACGACTGGCCTGGCAACATTCGAGAACTCAAGAACCTGTTAGAGGCAATTTTTGTGAACCTCCCGCAAGGACGGATTTCTCTAAAAGACTTCCCGGAGCCATTCCGGCGGCACCTGGTCAAGGGCGAGAATTGCTCGCAAAGCGAGCGCGACAAATTATTGGCAACCCTCCTCGCAACCAATTGGAACAAAAGCAAGACCGCCCAGGAACTCCACTGGTCGCGGATGACCGTTTATCGAAAGATTGCAAAGTACCGCATCCACCGCTCGGCGGCGTAA
- a CDS encoding DUF3467 domain-containing protein: MDREFKTDDKGLSERHYANYFEIGFNAFEFLLDFGQFYPGDEKAHRQTRIITSPAYAKSLLETLRESIDRYEQSFGVISKGET; this comes from the coding sequence ATGGATCGTGAATTCAAGACCGATGACAAGGGCCTGTCCGAGAGACACTACGCCAATTATTTCGAGATTGGGTTCAATGCCTTTGAATTCCTGTTGGATTTTGGGCAGTTTTATCCCGGAGACGAAAAGGCGCACCGTCAGACGCGGATCATCACAAGCCCGGCTTACGCGAAGAGTTTGTTGGAAACTCTCAGAGAGTCAATCGACCGGTACGAACAGAGCTTTGGCGTGATCAGTAAGGGTGAAACTTGA
- a CDS encoding AAA family ATPase: MGQYTTSTEHLIAELLRIDLLIQQAVRGAMQVYQSDNEFRGLYISEEEVDSLLGRPLGVPAWISQTDSTSPALEQVTSEIVRRKAESSRQGVVLRLEEIRRLFQLIDFDVEALLICLAPEFDARYERLYGYLQDDVTKRRPTVGLLLNLLGHSVEEKLAWRERFSVNSPLMKHQLLRSFDDPSHPQPTQLSRFLKADDRILDYLLGSNDLDVRLLPVARLTNPQTRLDDLVLPKDFKQHLLSLAAEGRAKGEGILFHFFGPSGVGKGATAEALCREMGGQVIRIDVEHLLLTSQEDFEFTIGLIGREARLQDAALYWKDIHTLFPEDRRARRDAVVKLLENHPGLTFLSGQSAWPPDDTWHGFPIVQVAFGQPDFSDRLKLWTHSLQGTEADLGQIDFHSLANKFHLSGGQIRSAVACAESFARWRDPETVGVTMPDLLAACRLQSNPALALLTHKVTARFRWDDIVLPPDQMQQLREICDYVKHRAVVYDTWGFDRKLSTGSGLNVLFSGPPGTGKTMAAEVIATELGLDLYKIDLSRVVSKYIGETEKNLDRIFTAAENANVILFFDEADALFGKRSEVKDSHDRYANIEIGYLLQKMEEYAGVAILATNLRRNLDEAFVRRLRVIVDFPFPNEEFRRRIWEVTFPQGAPLDPEVDFRALARDVKLPGGNIKNIALTASFLAAADGPVIRMQHLLKAARREHQKLGRTWNDAAWTIEESIVA; encoded by the coding sequence ATGGGTCAGTACACCACTTCCACAGAACACTTGATCGCGGAGCTTCTCCGCATCGATCTGCTCATCCAGCAAGCCGTGCGGGGAGCGATGCAGGTTTACCAGTCCGACAATGAGTTTCGAGGGCTCTACATCTCAGAGGAGGAAGTAGATTCCCTGCTGGGTCGACCCCTCGGCGTCCCCGCTTGGATCTCCCAAACGGATTCAACATCACCGGCCCTGGAGCAGGTGACGAGCGAAATTGTCCGGCGTAAGGCCGAGAGTTCCAGGCAGGGCGTGGTGCTACGGCTCGAGGAGATCCGGCGACTGTTTCAGCTGATCGATTTCGATGTTGAGGCTTTGCTGATCTGCCTGGCCCCCGAGTTCGATGCGCGCTATGAGCGCCTCTATGGTTACCTCCAGGACGACGTCACCAAGCGGCGGCCCACCGTGGGACTCCTCCTGAACCTGCTGGGTCATTCTGTCGAAGAGAAGTTGGCATGGCGCGAGCGCTTCTCAGTGAACTCGCCGCTGATGAAACATCAGTTGTTGCGCTCGTTTGATGACCCTTCCCATCCTCAGCCGACGCAGTTGAGCAGATTTCTCAAGGCGGATGACCGGATTTTAGATTACCTCCTGGGCTCAAACGACCTGGATGTGCGCCTCTTGCCGGTGGCCCGGCTTACCAATCCTCAGACTCGTCTTGATGATCTCGTCCTGCCCAAGGATTTTAAACAGCATTTGCTTTCACTGGCTGCTGAAGGGAGAGCCAAGGGCGAAGGGATTCTCTTCCACTTTTTCGGTCCTTCCGGAGTCGGCAAAGGCGCAACAGCCGAGGCGCTGTGCCGTGAGATGGGGGGGCAAGTGATTCGCATTGATGTCGAACATCTGCTGTTGACCTCGCAGGAGGATTTCGAATTCACAATTGGCCTGATTGGACGCGAAGCCCGGCTTCAAGACGCTGCCCTGTACTGGAAGGACATTCACACCCTGTTCCCTGAGGACAGGAGAGCGAGGCGGGATGCGGTCGTCAAGCTACTGGAAAACCACCCCGGTTTGACCTTCCTGTCCGGGCAGTCCGCGTGGCCACCCGATGACACCTGGCACGGATTTCCTATCGTGCAAGTGGCGTTTGGTCAGCCTGATTTCAGTGATCGCCTGAAACTGTGGACCCACTCACTCCAAGGGACCGAGGCAGATCTTGGACAGATCGATTTCCACTCGCTTGCAAACAAGTTCCACCTCAGTGGAGGACAGATCAGGAGTGCAGTAGCCTGCGCGGAAAGCTTTGCTCGCTGGCGGGATCCGGAAACGGTCGGGGTAACCATGCCCGACCTGCTCGCCGCCTGCCGACTGCAATCGAATCCTGCACTCGCCTTGCTCACTCATAAGGTCACTGCCCGCTTTCGATGGGACGACATCGTCCTGCCTCCCGATCAGATGCAGCAACTGCGGGAGATCTGCGACTATGTCAAACACCGCGCCGTGGTGTACGACACTTGGGGCTTCGATCGCAAACTCTCGACAGGCAGCGGGTTGAACGTTCTGTTCTCCGGTCCCCCCGGCACCGGAAAAACCATGGCCGCAGAAGTGATCGCGACCGAACTCGGACTCGACCTCTACAAGATCGACCTGTCCCGGGTGGTGAGCAAATACATTGGCGAAACGGAAAAGAATCTGGATCGTATCTTCACCGCGGCCGAGAACGCCAATGTCATCCTCTTCTTCGATGAAGCGGATGCGCTCTTTGGTAAACGGTCCGAGGTCAAGGATTCGCACGACCGGTACGCCAACATCGAGATCGGCTACTTGCTGCAGAAGATGGAGGAGTATGCCGGGGTGGCGATCCTGGCGACCAATCTGCGGCGGAATCTGGACGAAGCATTTGTGCGCCGGTTGAGGGTCATTGTTGACTTCCCTTTTCCGAACGAAGAATTCCGGCGACGCATCTGGGAAGTGACCTTCCCCCAGGGAGCTCCCCTCGATCCGGAAGTGGACTTCCGGGCGCTCGCGCGCGATGTCAAGCTCCCGGGAGGAAACATCAAGAATATTGCGCTTACGGCGTCTTTCCTGGCGGCCGCCGATGGCCCGGTGATCCGGATGCAACATCTCTTGAAGGCGGCGCGGCGCGAGCATCAGAAGTTGGGCCGGACCTGGAATGATGCCGCATGGACCATCGAGGAATCGATTGTCGCTTAA
- a CDS encoding Pvc16 family protein: MIRDLSLALQSILDDPGLAARYPELAAAQITFDRPSEPFNPAQTTVNLFLYDLRENLELRSNEPDIRTINGQATISRPPLRVQCSYLVTAWAASGTDLALQEHRLLSQVLTVLSAYPTIPGSFLQGSLVGQEPPLPMIAMQPDAIKNLSEFWSALGSRLRPSLTVTVTIALGVFTLETAPVVITGLVGMEQLNLSATHGDLFRIGGVITNAANAPVANAAVTLVELGLATTTDAGGRYSLGRIAGGAYTLTVRSGATTRTVSITIPATAGNNYNVQLT; this comes from the coding sequence ATGATCCGCGACCTGAGCCTGGCATTGCAATCGATCTTGGATGACCCGGGCCTGGCAGCAAGATACCCGGAGCTGGCGGCAGCGCAGATTACCTTCGACCGCCCCTCGGAGCCTTTCAATCCGGCGCAGACGACGGTCAATCTTTTCCTGTATGACCTCCGGGAGAATCTGGAGTTGCGAAGCAACGAACCGGACATCCGAACCATCAATGGTCAAGCGACGATTTCGCGCCCGCCCCTGCGGGTGCAATGCTCGTACCTTGTCACGGCGTGGGCAGCGAGCGGCACGGATCTGGCCCTTCAGGAGCACCGCTTGCTGAGCCAGGTGCTGACGGTGCTTTCGGCGTACCCGACGATCCCGGGCTCGTTCTTACAGGGCAGCCTGGTCGGTCAGGAGCCTCCCTTGCCGATGATCGCCATGCAACCGGACGCGATTAAGAACCTGTCTGAGTTCTGGTCCGCCCTGGGCAGCAGGCTGCGGCCATCGCTCACCGTGACAGTCACGATCGCCTTGGGCGTCTTTACCCTGGAAACCGCCCCTGTGGTGATCACGGGGCTGGTGGGGATGGAGCAACTGAACCTGTCAGCGACTCATGGAGATCTCTTCCGGATCGGCGGGGTTATCACCAATGCAGCCAACGCACCAGTTGCGAACGCGGCAGTCACGCTCGTCGAGCTGGGTCTCGCGACAACCACCGACGCCGGGGGCCGATACAGCCTCGGCAGGATCGCGGGGGGCGCCTACACCTTGACCGTTCGATCCGGCGCGACAACACGAACGGTCAGCATCACCATCCCGGCGACGGCCGGAAACAACTACAACGTGCAGTTGACATAG